ataacaacaaaacaaatccagaaaaacccatgtcaaaaatgttataaattgatttgcattttaatgagggaaataagtatttgaccccctctcaatcagaaagatttctggctcccaggtgtcttttatacaggtaacgagctgagattaggagcacactcttaaagggagtgctcctaatctcagcttgttacctgtataaaagacacctggccacagaagcaatcaatcaatcagattccaaactcttcaccatggccaagaccaaagagctctccaaggatgtcagggacaagattgtagacctacacaaggctggaatgggctacaagaccatcgccaagcagcttggtgagaaggtgacaacagttggtgcgattattcgcaaatggaagaaacacaaaagaactgtcaatctccctcggcctggggctccatgcaagatctcacctcgtggttgcaatgatcatgagaacggtgaggaatcagcccagaactacacgggaggatattgtcaatgatctcaaggcagctgggaccatagtcaccaagaaaacaattggtaacacactacaccgtgaaggactgaaatcctgcagcgcccccccaaggtccccctgctcaagaaagcacatatacatgcccgtctgaagtttgccaatgaacatctgaatgattcagaggagaactgggtgaaagtgttgtggtcagatgagaccaaaattgagctctttggcatcaactcaactcgccgtgtttggaggaggaatgctgcctatgaccccaagaacaccatccccaccgtcaaacatggaggtggaaacattatgctttgggggtgtttttctgctaaggggacaggacaacttcactgaatcaaagggacgatggacggggccatgtaccgtcaaatcttgggtgagaacctccttccctcagccagggcattgaaaatgggtcgtggatgggtattccagcatgacaatgacccaaaacacacagccaaggcaacaaaggagtggctcaagaagaagcacattaaggtcctggagtggcctagccagtctccagaccttaatcccatagaaaatctgtggagggagctgaaggttcgagttgccaaacgtcaggctcaaaaccttaatgacttggagaagatctgcaaagaggagtgggacaaaatccctcctgagatgtgtgcaaacctggtggccaactacaagaaacgtctgacctctgtgattgccaacaagggttttgccaccaagtactaagtcatgttttgaagaggggtcaaatacttatttccctcattaaaatgcaaatcaattcataacatttttgacatgcgtttttctgtatttttttgttgttgttattctgtctctcactgttcaaataaatctaccattaaaattatagactgatcatttctttgtcagtgggcaaacagatcagcaggggatcagatacttttttccctcactgtatgtatattagAAGAGAGCTGCTTACTTCTTTGGCGAAGCCCCattgttctctgtctgtctcattcATTGGAAGGAAACAACTTCAAAACATTCAGAGAAGcctcgctagctagctaggccaGCCACCTCTACAATAACTCTGCTGATAGTTATTGAGAAAAAAACATCCCAGTGCAACGGATACGTACCTCATGGAGGGCAAGCCAGACAAGTGAATGGAATAGGCTAAGAAAAATCAATGTAGGAGCTAGCTAAACAACTGTTCTAGCAAGAACGGTAGCTACCCAAGAGCAACCTTTCAGAACTTAAGCGTTACCAAGCAACAGCGAGACACTTCCATACTAGTTCTTCTCATTCTCCACCTGCTGGTCAAAGTTGTTTTTACACCCACACCCATCCTGTCTTGGAGGATGCCCTGCACAGCTCTCCATACGCATGACATAAATCATTCTGGGTATATTTAATTATTATATTGTGTTATGGAAATGTCTGTCAACACCAAATTCTGATCCAGTTTTTTGTCAAtgtgtttttaaaatgttttaattgCAAGTATCAGTATTACAATTTGCAAGTTGTTGGTTTGATTATGGAATGTCAGCACCAAAATGATCCAGAAATCTCTCTAGTGCAATATCTTAAGGAAATACAAGAAAGGGTAAAGTTGGAAAGGAAACAACaacagaggagggggggattAATATTTCTGGTGGATTTCATCAGACTTAATTGATTAAAGGTGGTTtccaggcagcagcagcagtcagGTCCGCCCAACAGATCTCAACACGGCACAGGTCTCTAACCGCAGTGTTCAGAGCAGTCAGACAGGACGTCCTTCTCACTCACTTGTTCAGAGTTGCCTTATCTCAGACTGAGACGGAGTTCACCACATGTCCTTCCATGTATAGTCTCTTTTAGGACAGTGGAAATGATATATCTCTAGAGGAGGGCCTGTCCCTCCATCTGGACTTTAAGACTCATAAGACTTTCATCACTTCAGTTGTTGCTCATCccagccagtcaagatcatcATCTTCATCCTCTTCATCGCCAAACAGAGGGGCTGGGGGAGGTTGCCCCTTCAAGCTCTGAGAAAACATGGGAaaagtatatgaaatgtgagttgTGTTCAGTAGTCCTCTGCTGACCAACCACAAAACactgttcagaaataaattaaAGTAATTCAGAACAAGTTCCAGTCATAGAAATTCAACAGCAAAGAATGCCACTGAATTCGATCCCGAAACCATCTTTGCGTTACCTGATGTACTATTCAGAGTAAGCCATGAAACAGATAAACATAGGCTTCACTGACAAACAAGGGGAACAGAAGCAGTGTGTAGACATCTGAGATAACTGGTGTGGCTCTACAGATCGTTCCTCACCagctcatcatcctcctcctcagtgGGTAGGGGTTTGGTTTGGGCTGTGCTCAGGAAAAATGGCTCCTTCCCATTTTCCTCTCCTACTCCCTCAGTCAGACTGAGAGAATAGTAAAACACACGAGTGTGAATGGACATAGAGGGAGGCGTTAAGAGGAGGTGAGAAAGAGATATATGCAGGAATTCATGCAAGGGACAACAGACTTATTACAAACATAGATAAGGCTCAGTTAAATTAAACTTGGTTGTGTATTAGTTCACTGGTCTCTATAGAACTCACCTTGTTACTTTCCCAGGACTATCATGCAGAGGGCTTGGTGGAGATGGAGGCTGTGTTGGAGGACCTGTGGCTTTGGAACTAGTTATTTCCATTTCACCCAGGGGACCCTCAATAGTCACACCCACTTTCTTCACGTCTGGGCTACTTATGTCACCTTTGGACTGAGTTTTCTGTCCCATCTCAGAGGGCAGATTCTCCTCAGGGTTTATGTCAGTGGGTTCCGAAGGCTCTGTGGTGATCTCTCCCTGTGGCTGGGGAGATGGTGGTCGTGGCTGGGTTGAGAGTGGTTGGTGCTCTGGATCTGTGTCGATATCTGCCTCTGGCTCCACTCGAGTCGGTTTCTTCGTCTCTGGTTCTGCTTCAAGGTGAGCCCTCTCCTGCACATCTCTGGGGTCTCCCTCCCTCTGCACAGGGGACTCACTAGGCTGCTCAGGCTCtgtcctctgctcctcctctccttccttcccatTCACATGGACATCCTGTGGTGGTCTCTCCTCTCTATGCCTCACATCACTGtccacctcttcttcttcttcttcttccctcaGATGGGATGAAGGTCTCTCAGTACCGTTGAGCAGTTGCAAGGTAACACTCTGTAAAGGGTCAAAGACCAACATTAATTCACCCAAATCCTTTTCAGGCCATCTTCATTGTGAATAACATGGTATTAAGACATAACagttttggtcattgtcctgaagAGATGCTGTACCTTTATGGTGTTGACGATTACTCCGAGCACAGTGCTGCCTGTGTAAGTCTCGTGTAGGTCAAACTCCCCCCTCAGAGAGTGAAACACTCCATTCATTACACGCTTCACCTGCCAGGAAAACAGGGCCAGGCTCAAAACATGAAATAcaggtttatttatttatttatttttgtgtcgTACACCAATTAGTGCGCAGCCCGTATGGGCTTATATAACACTATTTCTTTAAGTACGTGTGAACAAaacacatatatatttttaatgcatAACAAAAGTACAGCTTTCACCTTGTCACATCATACAAACTATACACTTCTCCTTCTCCCGAGGCTtagaaaataaattggacgatgTCGAAATCTCCTTTTCTGAAAAAGAATACTAGCCTGTGTTCGTCATGTAGCCAGAACACCTCAAGGTGagcattttatttatatttttttaggaCTGACCTTTGGCCTTTTGTTAAGTTCAGACTGACATATGGGTCAGGGCTGTAGTTCTCTTTGACGAGAATGTATGTTCTAAGTTTTGGTTTAAACCAAATATCTACTGCCCATTTTTCCAGGTAAGAAAGACACAGCTGTCTGAATGAAAAcatgtctctgtgtccctctcacctctccagcAGTGTCCTGTCCTGTACTGTCCGCTTGGTCCCCTTGCTCTGCCAGCCTCCTTTCCAGCTCAGCCACTCGCCCCTCCAGCTTCTGTCTCACAGCTGACCACTGCTCCTCCAGGCTTGAATactgagagagcgagcgagcgagagagagagggcttcATAACATTAAGGAGAGAGTTAGCTGCTAATGCTATTACTAACACGTAACCAGATCAATACCTTTTCTTGTAGGACCTGCAGCTCCTCGCTCTGGCCCTGCTGCTGTAGCAAGCACTGCTCCTCTGAGTCCCTGGACTGCTTCAGAGCTGAGAACTGTTAGAATGAAAGGGAGCCAGTTGGGGTTCCGCACCACTAGACTCTCATAGATTAAAGCTACACAATAATGAAACTTCACAGCCTTGTACTTATGTCGTTCCATTGTTGTAGAACAACAGTAACAAATCCCCCCTTAGCCACACATTATAAAACTATGTATGAACTCAGGAGTCCAAAGGGACGTCGTGAGAGAGAAAGATTTGTGTACGGTATAATATGGGTTAGGCTGTTGACCTTTTCCTGTAGCTGGGTCAGTCTCTGCTCCAGTGTGTTTCTTTGCTCTGCCAGGTCGGCCATCTCACGCCATTGCTGCTCCTTGGCCGAGGCCAACGCCTGCTCACACTTCTCCTTCCACTCCTCTTCCAGCTCCGCTTGCAGTTGGGCTAACTGGAACacgcatgcaaaaacacagacacaagcagtcaggcacacacacaaaattCTCAGACAAAAAAGCGTATCCAAAAGGAGATTTAGCTGTGTAAATATATTTGTGTTATTATTTATCACTTCCTCCCCATAGACAAACACATATACACCTGTGTTTCCCCTAGGACTTTTTTCAGCAGCGGTGGCCAAGTTAGAGTAGGGGGGTTGGGGGTGTTGTGATGGGGCTGAGAGAAAAGAACACactgttttaaagctcatttccttcaattctacacattttgccatggggctgagagaaaatgtgcagttttaaagtaactgtccagtgcaAATCTCTCattaaaagttcatattctgttaactcatacccaaataatgttgttgactcgtcctatactcatgtggccaaagcataaattggagaaaaaaaattaagaaagaaAAAcacacctcaaacttgtatctcaaacagaccgttgAAAATACGCTTGCTATTTCATAATTAGAGTATGATGTTATACTTCTGAgaaggatgagctggccaatcagcggtctagaggaggatgagctggccaatcagcggtctactcgtATTAATATTTTAATGACCGGTATacccccacaccattccaacacagaataGCTGCTTTTTAAGATATTTAAATAccattttttggaaggaaaactatttcactcatattgtaagtaattataaggtcatatttcataggaatctggaaacactggacaattactttaaagctaatttcctgcaattccatGGCAGTTTGCCATGGCTTATCCAGTGTTCTTATGCTATCTAAGTAACTCAAACATTATAATGTAATCAATACGGGCCCCATGCCATGACATTATTAGAATTTTAGATTCTCCCTATGTAATaacgtttccatccaaccatttcatgtgGATGAATTACCTGAGGCATGAAAAAAGTCATGACGGGCTGATTGCAACATGAAATGCCGGTACAGTTTTATAAATGCTGACATACAATTTGTTCGTTCGCCATGGTGGACTCTTTTGTGTCTGTAAagttaattatgcgagaaatgacgacggaaacacctttatgcgcaaatattgatataataaccatcatatcgaaataaacttggagtcacgtgatgatatgttgtgtggtcctcccactacgactcgggaaagcatgcagtttattagactacagatgaaataagttatgatgaacttcacagggtggtgaatgtgcaaggtgatgagcttgatgttcctttccaataaatatcgagggtcttattctggggacatgatgatcgatgcttagctgccgtttgacaaatacaaataaaataagcTCTTATCcgtaataatctcataatgtagatagcctacccacactgtatctgcaagctgttggttaggctagagcgcatgtgccaagaccagagtggaccAGCTAGATAACACAACCATTTTTGTgataaaaccatcagtagagtggaaaatgtgatggaaacccatttaacttgtattttttattcagtacatgggaTCTTAAAagatcatcacgcacagccttttatccgcaaaaagtcattttgatggaaacatctctagTGGGCAGCCCGCCGCTGCTAAATTAATATCGGGGAAACACTGTACACCCTGTACAGTACCTGTTCTGAGGCTGCCTGGCTAGTGCTGGTCCTGGCCTTGCGGAGCTGTGTCCTCAGACTTTCCATATCCTGCTGGCTGTTCCTCCtcagctcctccatctcctcatcACAGCGCTGCCTCTCCGCCTGCCACTTCCTCTTCCTGTCCGACACCATCTGAGAGAAGGATGAAGATACCCTTAGACACCGATCTAACGTCAGTTTTAGGTCCTTCTCCCactctaatggttaaggttatggtttaGGATTGAAGAGAGCTGAGCTGAGAActgtaagctgatcctagatctctgCCTCTGGGCAATTTCTACCAGGGACGTCTGAAAGAGGCCCACGCACACTGATGTAAGCATTGTTGCCCAAATCTAAAAGACAAACCAACAAGAACAGTCACTGTGTGCCATACTCACTCGTTCCATACTTTCTTTGTCAGTCTTCAGGTCCTGCAGCTCCTCCTCCATGTTGTTCACCCTGAGATCCATTTCTTTGCATTTCTGCTTCTCTGTGCGGTACTGAGCCTggcctctctctgctgtctccttcagctctacacacacacaaacccctttAGTGACACTTCCTCCGTCTCACACCAAGATGAACACACTCTCATATAAAACATACTCTCACTGACACCTCTCTAACCCATCTAAATAAAACACATTACGTTTATAGCACATCATTATGTAAGAGCAGCGTATACCTTCCAGTTGGGTCTCTAAGGAGGAGATGCGTGTGCAGTGTGTGTCGCTGTCCTGCAGGACGGAGGTCAGTTTGCTCTGCAGCTCTGCAGCCCTCTGCTGGTGAGAGGTGGCCTCCTGCTGCAGCTGGGACACCCGTGCTGTGCACGTGGCCAGCTCCTCTGTCAGACGTACCTGAGGGACAGAGACAAGCACTGTTAGTCACCAGTGTTGTCTGTCTATACAATACACAACCCAGAGACAGGCTGTGTCCCAATAACCTAACATTGCTTATTTTCCTCATCTTCTTTCCTTTATGATCACTAATCTGACTGGAAGCAAAGCAACATGGTGGGAACTGTCAGTGTCTAGCCCTTTTTCCAGTGGTCATGAAGGAAAGGCGACGAGGAAAGGAGGCCATCTCAGAGTTTTGGGACACGGCCATAGACAGTGAGTTGACAGTGGTGATGGTGATTGGCTGGACGTGATgatgagtgagagacagagttaACATGGCCTCTAACCGCATGACCCTGTAGGAAGAAGATGAAGATGACTGATAATGAGGAGGAAAGGGTTGAAGAAAAAATGTAATCAATGAAAAGTTAGTGAAAATGGGAACGGGGAGGAGGATGagtggagggaggcagagagtgaGCTAACAGGCTCACCTGGTCCAAGCccaggtcctgaggcagagcATGCTGGAAAGAGAGAACAGTCACTACTAAAGGTCCTGAGACTAACATAGCAGGACAAACAGCCAGGAGCACTGGCTGGAGGTGTTATTCTGTTAGTCTAGTCCCCAGACATAAACGACACTGAAATCCCCACAGCCATGTTAGATACTGTAATAAACCCTTTAGTCACGAGAATAATTCCTAGAGCCATCGTTATGGATTAAATAATCACACCTCATATTGGCACTGGCTGGGAGAGTATAAGGGAACGTTAGTTCATCCTTGCAGGGTGATAACAGTATATACAGACGTAGGGTGGGTGCTGTGATCTACCTTATCCTGCTCGGTCTGCAGCACCCGGGCCTGGTTGTGTTCACTGGAGGACTTTAGGGAGACATTCCTCTGCTCCATCAGCAGGTTACTCTGCTCCATGTACCTGGACAACAACAGGGAAATTCAGCTTGAATGGAAACGTGGCTGTGTCCgaaatggtatcctattccccGATTCTgttctggccaaaagtagtgcggTAGATagagaataaggtgccatttcagATATGCCCAATGTTGTCCTCTTCAGTAGATCACTGTAAGTCTTACCTCTGGTTCTGGTTGATGAGCTCCCCGATCTTGCGGTTCTGCTCCTCTATACGTGAGCTCTTCTCGTACACGTCCTTCTTTAAAGATTCATTTTCCTATAAAGACAGTTACACATTTAATGAAAAAAAAAGGAAGATATATATTAAAGAAATTGAAAGACTATACCTGAATGATTCTTTGGATGTTGTGCATTATCATGGCGGTTTCCATAGTGATGCTGGGCATAGCCAATGAGTGGCCTCCTTGCCTCTGAAGGTCGTCAACCTGTCAAAACATGAGGATCGATGAGAAGTGGAAAACTGATGTCACACTGGAGGTGGAAATGTCTGATAAAAAGAGAGAAATACCCTTCATTTTATTGCTGACCTTTGAAGCCAACTGGTCCACTTTATCTGCCACTTTGCCGACAGCCAATCGGATCTCAGTGTTGTGCTGCCGAGCTTCAGCCATAAGGAAGGAAGTGACCTCACCAGTGCCTCCCATGTATGGTACTGTCTGGGTGGGGTACATCTGGCCCATTAGTTGAAGTTGAGAGGGAGACATAGAGGACTGTGGGTAGGCGTAAGGCTATGAAAGAACATAATGGACTGATTTAATGGTAACAGAGAATAAGGAGAGCTTCATTAG
The DNA window shown above is from Coregonus clupeaformis isolate EN_2021a chromosome 18, ASM2061545v1, whole genome shotgun sequence and carries:
- the LOC121550395 gene encoding FK506-binding protein 15 isoform X1; translation: MFAADDEDGDFLSPTGGAKLASLFGLDQAASQGNESFQYTAPKQPRKTSNPGPPAQKPAAPPGAPAVLLATAIHAFKYLNGQYQEQGKLGAAVLGNQTTKEYKLLLYISQQKQVTAAKIHVGFIFTVQPSNYCTFYDDQRQNWSLMFDTEKAAADFCKEVCLAKVNSAPSLDMVVVQDLTLGEGQGVENGDFLEVTYTGWLMQNHAIGQVFDSNLNKDKLLRLKLGAGKVIKGWEEGMLGMRKSGRRLMVIPPSLGYGSQGVASRIPADSTLIFEAEIRRVKLAKDSGSDRASAGSRDSAAPSPAPSVENLGPDLPTGPAQPPATSPGRPGEPPLWAKSNSISEQLTNPDATKAKLISRMAKMGQPMLPFMAGPSSQPDSSDSEMEDPSVSRVKERPAAPSPVQISTVPQAPVQVLSHPHGAPPSALMPVAMTSAAPQPVMSGSAHAFLPYAYPQSSMSPSQLQLMGQMYPTQTVPYMGGTGEVTSFLMAEARQHNTEIRLAVGKVADKVDQLASKVDDLQRQGGHSLAMPSITMETAMIMHNIQRIIQENESLKKDVYEKSSRIEEQNRKIGELINQNQRYMEQSNLLMEQRNVSLKSSSEHNQARVLQTEQDKHALPQDLGLDQVRLTEELATCTARVSQLQQEATSHQQRAAELQSKLTSVLQDSDTHCTRISSLETQLEELKETAERGQAQYRTEKQKCKEMDLRVNNMEEELQDLKTDKESMERMVSDRKRKWQAERQRCDEEMEELRRNSQQDMESLRTQLRKARTSTSQAASEQLAQLQAELEEEWKEKCEQALASAKEQQWREMADLAEQRNTLEQRLTQLQEKFSALKQSRDSEEQCLLQQQGQSEELQVLQEKYSSLEEQWSAVRQKLEGRVAELERRLAEQGDQADSTGQDTAGEVKRVMNGVFHSLRGEFDLHETYTGSTVLGVIVNTIKSVTLQLLNGTERPSSHLREEEEEEEVDSDVRHREERPPQDVHVNGKEGEEEQRTEPEQPSESPVQREGDPRDVQERAHLEAEPETKKPTRVEPEADIDTDPEHQPLSTQPRPPSPQPQGEITTEPSEPTDINPEENLPSEMGQKTQSKGDISSPDVKKVGVTIEGPLGEMEITSSKATGPPTQPPSPPSPLHDSPGKVTSLTEGVGEENGKEPFFLSTAQTKPLPTEEEDDELSLKGQPPPAPLFGDEEDEDDDLDWLG
- the LOC121550395 gene encoding FK506-binding protein 15 isoform X6, whose protein sequence is MNHFNIQPLNSPGRPRIQVLLPRNPLPLLVLLQYYWPQLSMLSNILTDSIRNKESWELQSWVTKQQKSQQKQVTAAKIHVGFIFTVQPSNYCTFYDDQRQNWSLMFDTEKAAADFCKEVCLAKVNSAPSLDMVVVQDLTLGEGQGVENGDFLEVTYTGWLMQNHAIGQVFDSNLNKDKLLRLKLGAGKVIKGWEEGMLGMRKSGRRLMVIPPSLGYGSQGVASRIPADSTLIFEAEIRRVKLAKDSGSDRASAGSRDSAAPSPAPSVENLGPDLPTGPAQPPATSPGRPGEPPLWAKSNSISEQLTNPDATKAKLISRMAKMGQPMLPFMAGPSSQPDSSDSEMEDPSVSRVKERPAAPSPVQISTVPQAPVQVLSHPHGAPPSALMPVAMTSAAPQPVMSGSAHAFLPYAYPQSSMSPSQLQLMGQMYPTQTVPYMGGTGEVTSFLMAEARQHNTEIRLAVGKVADKVDQLASKVDDLQRQGGHSLAMPSITMETAMIMHNIQRIIQENESLKKDVYEKSSRIEEQNRKIGELINQNQRYMEQSNLLMEQRNVSLKSSSEHNQARVLQTEQDKHALPQDLGLDQVRLTEELATCTARVSQLQQEATSHQQRAAELQSKLTSVLQDSDTHCTRISSLETQLEELKETAERGQAQYRTEKQKCKEMDLRVNNMEEELQDLKTDKESMERMVSDRKRKWQAERQRCDEEMEELRRNSQQDMESLRTQLRKARTSTSQAASEQLAQLQAELEEEWKEKCEQALASAKEQQWREMADLAEQRNTLEQRLTQLQEKFSALKQSRDSEEQCLLQQQGQSEELQVLQEKYSSLEEQWSAVRQKLEGRVAELERRLAEQGDQADSTGQDTAGEVKRVMNGVFHSLRGEFDLHETYTGSTVLGVIVNTIKSVTLQLLNGTERPSSHLREEEEEEEVDSDVRHREERPPQDVHVNGKEGEEEQRTEPEQPSESPVQREGDPRDVQERAHLEAEPETKKPTRVEPEADIDTDPEHQPLSTQPRPPSPQPQGEITTEPSEPTDINPEENLPSEMGQKTQSKGDISSPDVKKVGVTIEGPLGEMEITSSKATGPPTQPPSPPSPLHDSPGKVTSLTEGVGEENGKEPFFLSTAQTKPLPTEEEDDELSLKGQPPPAPLFGDEEDEDDDLDWLG
- the LOC121550395 gene encoding FK506-binding protein 15 isoform X2 — translated: MSADLNRKRSKFRAKLASLFGLDQAASQGNESFQYTAPKQPRKTSNPGPPAQKPAAPPGAPAVLLATAIHAFKYLNGQYQEQGKLGAAVLGNQTTKEYKLLLYISQQKQVTAAKIHVGFIFTVQPSNYCTFYDDQRQNWSLMFDTEKAAADFCKEVCLAKVNSAPSLDMVVVQDLTLGEGQGVENGDFLEVTYTGWLMQNHAIGQVFDSNLNKDKLLRLKLGAGKVIKGWEEGMLGMRKSGRRLMVIPPSLGYGSQGVASRIPADSTLIFEAEIRRVKLAKDSGSDRASAGSRDSAAPSPAPSVENLGPDLPTGPAQPPATSPGRPGEPPLWAKSNSISEQLTNPDATKAKLISRMAKMGQPMLPFMAGPSSQPDSSDSEMEDPSVSRVKERPAAPSPVQISTVPQAPVQVLSHPHGAPPSALMPVAMTSAAPQPVMSGSAHAFLPYAYPQSSMSPSQLQLMGQMYPTQTVPYMGGTGEVTSFLMAEARQHNTEIRLAVGKVADKVDQLASKVDDLQRQGGHSLAMPSITMETAMIMHNIQRIIQENESLKKDVYEKSSRIEEQNRKIGELINQNQRYMEQSNLLMEQRNVSLKSSSEHNQARVLQTEQDKHALPQDLGLDQVRLTEELATCTARVSQLQQEATSHQQRAAELQSKLTSVLQDSDTHCTRISSLETQLEELKETAERGQAQYRTEKQKCKEMDLRVNNMEEELQDLKTDKESMERMVSDRKRKWQAERQRCDEEMEELRRNSQQDMESLRTQLRKARTSTSQAASEQLAQLQAELEEEWKEKCEQALASAKEQQWREMADLAEQRNTLEQRLTQLQEKFSALKQSRDSEEQCLLQQQGQSEELQVLQEKYSSLEEQWSAVRQKLEGRVAELERRLAEQGDQADSTGQDTAGEVKRVMNGVFHSLRGEFDLHETYTGSTVLGVIVNTIKSVTLQLLNGTERPSSHLREEEEEEEVDSDVRHREERPPQDVHVNGKEGEEEQRTEPEQPSESPVQREGDPRDVQERAHLEAEPETKKPTRVEPEADIDTDPEHQPLSTQPRPPSPQPQGEITTEPSEPTDINPEENLPSEMGQKTQSKGDISSPDVKKVGVTIEGPLGEMEITSSKATGPPTQPPSPPSPLHDSPGKVTSLTEGVGEENGKEPFFLSTAQTKPLPTEEEDDELSLKGQPPPAPLFGDEEDEDDDLDWLG
- the LOC121550395 gene encoding FK506-binding protein 15 isoform X4, with protein sequence MEIFCHLLEEQSWHHFLDWTKQQVRGMNHFNIQPLNSPGRPRIQVLLPRNPLPLLVLLQYYWPQLSMLSNILTDSIRNKESWELQSWVTKQQKSQQKQVTAAKIHVGFIFTVQPSNYCTFYDDQRQNWSLMFDTEKAAADFCKEVCLAKVNSAPSLDMVVVQDLTLGEGQGVENGDFLEVTYTGWLMQNHAIGQVFDSNLNKDKLLRLKLGAGKVIKGWEEGMLGMRKSGRRLMVIPPSLGYGSQGVASRIPADSTLIFEAEIRRVKLAKDSGSDRASAGSRDSAAPSPAPSVENLGPDLPTGPAQPPATSPGRPGEPPLWAKSNSISEQLTNPDATKAKLISRMAKMGQPMLPFMAGPSSQPDSSDSEMEDPSVSRVKERPAAPSPVQISTVPQAPVQVLSHPHGAPPSALMPVAMTSAAPQPVMSGSAHAFLPYAYPQSSMSPSQLQLMGQMYPTQTVPYMGGTGEVTSFLMAEARQHNTEIRLAVGKVADKVDQLASKVDDLQRQGGHSLAMPSITMETAMIMHNIQRIIQENESLKKDVYEKSSRIEEQNRKIGELINQNQRYMEQSNLLMEQRNVSLKSSSEHNQARVLQTEQDKHALPQDLGLDQVRLTEELATCTARVSQLQQEATSHQQRAAELQSKLTSVLQDSDTHCTRISSLETQLEELKETAERGQAQYRTEKQKCKEMDLRVNNMEEELQDLKTDKESMERMVSDRKRKWQAERQRCDEEMEELRRNSQQDMESLRTQLRKARTSTSQAASEQLAQLQAELEEEWKEKCEQALASAKEQQWREMADLAEQRNTLEQRLTQLQEKFSALKQSRDSEEQCLLQQQGQSEELQVLQEKYSSLEEQWSAVRQKLEGRVAELERRLAEQGDQADSTGQDTAGEVKRVMNGVFHSLRGEFDLHETYTGSTVLGVIVNTIKSVTLQLLNGTERPSSHLREEEEEEEVDSDVRHREERPPQDVHVNGKEGEEEQRTEPEQPSESPVQREGDPRDVQERAHLEAEPETKKPTRVEPEADIDTDPEHQPLSTQPRPPSPQPQGEITTEPSEPTDINPEENLPSEMGQKTQSKGDISSPDVKKVGVTIEGPLGEMEITSSKATGPPTQPPSPPSPLHDSPGKVTSLTEGVGEENGKEPFFLSTAQTKPLPTEEEDDELSLKGQPPPAPLFGDEEDEDDDLDWLG
- the LOC121550395 gene encoding FK506-binding protein 15 isoform X5, with amino-acid sequence MFAADDEDGDFLSPTGGAKLASLFGLDQAASQGNESFQYTAPKQPRKTSNPGPPAQKPAAPPGAPAVLLATAIHAFKYLNGQYQEQGKLGAAVLGNQTTKEYKLLLYISQQKQVTAAKIHVGFIFTVQPSNYCTFYDDQRQNWSLMFDTEKAAADFCKEVCLAKVNSAPSLDMVVVQDLTLGEGQGVENGDFLEVTYTGWLMQNHAIGQVFDSNLNKDKLLRLKLGAGKVIKGWEEGMLGMRKSGRRLMVIPPSLGYGSQGVASRIPADSTLIFEAEIRRVKLAKDSGSDRASAGSRDSAAPSPAPSVENLGPDLPTGPAQPPATSPGRPGEPPLWAKSNSISEQLTNPDATKAKLISRMAKMGQPMLPFMAGPSSQPDSSDSEMEDPSVSRVKERPAAPSPVQISTVPQAPVQVLSHPHGAPPSALMPVAMTSAAPQPVMSGSAHAFLTVPYMGGTGEVTSFLMAEARQHNTEIRLAVGKVADKVDQLASKVDDLQRQGGHSLAMPSITMETAMIMHNIQRIIQENESLKKDVYEKSSRIEEQNRKIGELINQNQRYMEQSNLLMEQRNVSLKSSSEHNQARVLQTEQDKHALPQDLGLDQVRLTEELATCTARVSQLQQEATSHQQRAAELQSKLTSVLQDSDTHCTRISSLETQLEELKETAERGQAQYRTEKQKCKEMDLRVNNMEEELQDLKTDKESMERMVSDRKRKWQAERQRCDEEMEELRRNSQQDMESLRTQLRKARTSTSQAASEQLAQLQAELEEEWKEKCEQALASAKEQQWREMADLAEQRNTLEQRLTQLQEKFSALKQSRDSEEQCLLQQQGQSEELQVLQEKYSSLEEQWSAVRQKLEGRVAELERRLAEQGDQADSTGQDTAGEVKRVMNGVFHSLRGEFDLHETYTGSTVLGVIVNTIKSVTLQLLNGTERPSSHLREEEEEEEVDSDVRHREERPPQDVHVNGKEGEEEQRTEPEQPSESPVQREGDPRDVQERAHLEAEPETKKPTRVEPEADIDTDPEHQPLSTQPRPPSPQPQGEITTEPSEPTDINPEENLPSEMGQKTQSKGDISSPDVKKVGVTIEGPLGEMEITSSKATGPPTQPPSPPSPLHDSPGKVTSLTEGVGEENGKEPFFLSTAQTKPLPTEEEDDELSLKGQPPPAPLFGDEEDEDDDLDWLG